The proteins below are encoded in one region of Bacteroidia bacterium:
- a CDS encoding DUF58 domain-containing protein, producing the protein MAIDQQLVRPFSGLELLARQVVEGFITGLHKSPFHGFSVEFAEHRLYNTGESTRHIDWKLFGRTDKLFVKRYEEETNLRCQIILDDSSSMYFPPTVDLAPGTFNKISFSVHCAAALTELLRRQRDAVGLSVFSEEVELHTPSRSGQLHIRMIYHELEKVLAAVSDRRKTFAIKALHQIADAVHRRSLVMIFSDMFESSEHTEELFSALQHLRHNKHEVVLFHVTDKKRELDFEYEKRPYRFIDTETGEEVRANPAEVKENYIRSMQAFRKQLKLHAAQYRIDLVEADIHDGFNQVLMTYLQKRLRM; encoded by the coding sequence GTGGCGATCGATCAACAGTTGGTACGCCCTTTCTCCGGCCTGGAATTGCTGGCCCGGCAGGTGGTGGAGGGTTTCATCACCGGATTACATAAGAGTCCGTTTCACGGATTCTCCGTGGAATTCGCAGAACACCGCTTGTATAATACAGGTGAAAGTACCCGGCATATTGACTGGAAGCTGTTTGGGCGTACAGACAAACTTTTTGTAAAACGCTATGAGGAGGAAACGAATCTGCGTTGCCAGATTATACTGGATGATTCCTCTTCCATGTACTTTCCTCCCACAGTGGATCTTGCCCCCGGCACCTTTAATAAAATCAGTTTCTCTGTTCACTGTGCCGCCGCTCTAACCGAACTGCTAAGGCGCCAGCGCGACGCTGTTGGCCTTTCCGTTTTTTCTGAAGAGGTTGAACTACATACGCCTTCCCGATCCGGGCAGCTGCACATCCGGATGATCTATCACGAATTGGAAAAGGTACTCGCTGCAGTAAGCGACCGGCGAAAAACTTTTGCCATCAAAGCGCTGCACCAGATCGCTGATGCTGTACACCGACGAAGCCTCGTAATGATCTTTTCAGACATGTTCGAAAGCAGTGAACATACGGAAGAGTTGTTTTCTGCACTGCAGCATCTCAGACACAATAAACACGAAGTAGTGCTGTTCCACGTAACCGATAAAAAGCGAGAGCTGGATTTTGAATATGAAAAGAGACCCTACCGCTTCATTGATACGGAAACGGGGGAAGAAGTACGCGCCAATCCCGCAGAGGTAAAAGAAAATTATATCCGGAGCATGCAGGCTTTTCGTAAACAATTGAAGTTACATGCCGCTCAATACCGGATCGACCTCGTAGAAGCCGACATCCACGATGGATTTAATCAGGTACTGATGACGTATTTGCAGAAAAGATTGAGGATGTGA
- the trxA gene encoding thioredoxin: protein MALELTDSNFDQLVIKSDKPVLVDFWAEWCGPCRMVGPVVEELSKEYDGKVVVGKVNVDNNPAISAQFGIRNIPTLLFFKGGQVVDKQVGAVPKSVLAGKLEAQLK, encoded by the coding sequence ATGGCACTCGAATTAACAGATTCAAACTTTGATCAACTGGTTATCAAGTCAGATAAGCCTGTATTGGTAGATTTCTGGGCAGAATGGTGCGGACCCTGCCGCATGGTTGGTCCGGTAGTAGAGGAACTTTCCAAAGAATATGACGGGAAAGTGGTGGTAGGAAAGGTAAATGTGGATAACAACCCTGCTATTTCTGCGCAATTCGGAATTCGCAATATTCCGACACTTTTATTCTTCAAAGGAGGACAAGTGGTGGATAAGCAGGTTGGCGCTGTTCCGAAAAGTGTGCTGGCCGGGAAGCTGGAAGCACAATTAAAGTAA
- the dnaE gene encoding DNA polymerase III subunit alpha, translating to MNFSHLHVHTQYSLLDGAAGISELIRKAKEDNMPAVAITDHGNMFGVFEFVAQAGKAGIKPIVGCEFYVVEDRHKKQFTKDERDKRYHQLFLAKNAEGYKNLVKLCSLGYTEGLYSKYPRIDKELVLQYHKGLIATTCCLGAMVPRTILRKGESEAEQEFKWWLDLFGEDYYIELQRHGMKEQDRVNEILLRWAEKYKVKVIATNDSHYVDQEDSNAHDILLCINTGEKQSTPSSKEFTDDDNSSRGKRFAFFNDQFFFKSTSQMTALFQDVPAAIENTNEVIGKIETLKLKRDILLPHFQVPDGYGDMDAYLRHLTFEGAKKRYRDITPDIEERLNFELFTVKTMGFAGYFLIVADFIAAGRDLGVFVGPGRGSAAGSAVAYCIGITNIDPIKYNLLFERFLNPDRKSMPDIDTDFDDTGRQKVIDYVVNKYGRNQVAHIVTYGTMAAKMSIKDVARVLDLPLNDSNALAKLVPERPGIKLHRVLHAPVKGENSLETKENLQSDEIENVKRLRSIYEGSNLESQVLHEAEVLEGSVRGTGIHAAGIIIAPTDLSDIIPVCASKDTELLITQFEGGIIEEAGVIKMDFLGLKTLSILKDALALIRENHGKEIDLDTIPLDDKKTLELYQRADTNGTFQFESPGMQKYLRDLKPDKFDDLIAMNALFRPGPLAYIPNYINRKHGREKVNFELPEMEEYLKDTYGITVYQEQVMLLSQKLAGFTKGDADTLRKAMGKKQKDVLDKMKEKFIRGATEKGHPEDKLSKIWTDWEAFAQYAFNKSHSTCYAYVAFQTAWLKAHYPAEYMASVLTHHVGNIDKITFFMEECRRMGLQVQGPDINESELRFSVNKKGEIRFGLGAIKGVGEAAVEAIVNERKANGPFKDMFDLVCRINLRSANKKTFESLAVSGAFDNMGNHQRSSFFHPAPDGSIFLEKLLRFGTLTQEGSRQSQNSLFGNSVEVSIPKPEFPKCEPWGSLQQLKLEKDVIGFYLSGHPLDNYRMELKHFTPNRIQDLKDLPKLKGRELVIAGLVSSASHRVTKAGKPFGSFILEDFTEAMEFALFGDDYVRNKGYLNEGYFLHMRVRVQNRFNQPDQFEAKVIHCQLLNDVREKFAKHLTITFPAGTLSEDSINSLLEGIQQNIKKHKQRNCQLRISITDPDDNLFVDFPSRKFRVYPDNELIDIIEKDKNAGYSFNR from the coding sequence AGACAACATGCCTGCCGTGGCCATCACAGATCACGGCAACATGTTCGGTGTTTTCGAATTTGTGGCACAGGCCGGCAAAGCGGGAATCAAGCCCATAGTAGGTTGCGAATTCTACGTGGTAGAGGACCGTCATAAAAAACAATTCACCAAGGATGAACGCGACAAGAGGTACCACCAGCTTTTTCTCGCTAAAAACGCTGAGGGATATAAAAATCTCGTGAAACTCTGCTCGCTTGGTTACACAGAGGGCCTTTACAGCAAATACCCGCGCATTGATAAGGAACTGGTGCTGCAGTACCACAAAGGACTGATTGCTACTACCTGCTGTTTGGGAGCCATGGTACCGCGCACGATCCTCCGGAAGGGGGAATCCGAAGCAGAACAGGAATTCAAGTGGTGGCTTGATCTGTTCGGGGAGGACTATTATATCGAGTTACAGCGACATGGAATGAAGGAACAGGACCGTGTGAATGAAATTCTCCTGCGCTGGGCCGAAAAGTACAAGGTGAAGGTGATTGCCACCAACGACTCCCATTACGTTGATCAGGAGGATTCCAACGCTCATGATATTCTTCTCTGTATCAATACGGGCGAAAAGCAAAGCACGCCCAGTTCGAAAGAATTCACAGATGACGACAATTCATCAAGGGGAAAGCGATTTGCATTTTTTAACGATCAGTTCTTTTTTAAGTCAACCTCCCAGATGACGGCACTGTTTCAAGATGTTCCGGCCGCCATAGAGAACACCAACGAGGTGATTGGAAAGATCGAGACGTTGAAACTGAAAAGAGATATTCTACTGCCGCACTTTCAGGTACCGGACGGATACGGAGACATGGATGCCTATCTACGGCATCTCACCTTCGAAGGGGCGAAGAAACGATACCGCGACATCACGCCAGACATTGAAGAACGGTTGAATTTTGAATTGTTCACAGTCAAGACGATGGGCTTCGCCGGCTATTTTCTCATTGTTGCTGATTTTATAGCAGCGGGGCGAGACCTGGGCGTATTTGTAGGCCCGGGCCGCGGAAGCGCCGCCGGAAGTGCCGTAGCTTACTGCATTGGTATCACGAACATCGATCCCATCAAATACAATCTGCTCTTTGAGCGATTTCTGAATCCTGACCGGAAGAGCATGCCGGATATTGATACTGATTTTGATGACACCGGCCGGCAAAAGGTGATTGATTATGTAGTAAACAAATACGGACGGAACCAGGTAGCGCATATTGTGACCTACGGCACCATGGCAGCCAAAATGAGCATCAAAGATGTGGCGCGCGTACTGGACCTTCCACTGAACGATTCCAACGCATTGGCGAAATTGGTGCCGGAACGTCCGGGTATTAAACTGCATCGGGTATTGCACGCACCGGTAAAAGGTGAAAATTCGCTGGAAACAAAAGAAAATCTTCAGTCGGATGAGATCGAAAATGTTAAACGCCTCCGCAGCATTTATGAAGGATCTAATCTGGAATCGCAGGTACTCCATGAGGCGGAAGTGCTGGAAGGATCCGTTCGCGGAACAGGAATTCATGCAGCCGGAATAATCATCGCACCAACGGATCTGAGTGATATTATTCCTGTTTGCGCTTCGAAGGATACTGAATTGCTCATCACCCAGTTTGAAGGCGGAATCATTGAAGAGGCCGGTGTAATCAAAATGGATTTTCTGGGGCTGAAGACGCTTAGTATCCTGAAAGATGCGTTGGCTCTTATTCGCGAGAATCACGGAAAGGAAATAGATCTGGACACCATTCCGCTGGATGACAAAAAAACGCTCGAATTGTATCAGCGTGCCGATACCAACGGAACATTCCAGTTTGAATCGCCCGGAATGCAGAAATATCTCCGCGACCTAAAACCGGACAAGTTCGATGATCTCATCGCAATGAACGCACTTTTCCGGCCGGGTCCGCTTGCTTACATTCCCAATTACATCAACCGGAAACATGGCAGGGAAAAAGTCAATTTCGAACTTCCGGAAATGGAGGAATATCTGAAGGATACGTACGGCATCACCGTTTATCAGGAACAGGTAATGCTGCTTTCACAAAAGCTGGCCGGGTTCACAAAAGGAGATGCCGACACGTTGAGAAAGGCGATGGGGAAAAAGCAAAAGGATGTGCTGGACAAAATGAAGGAGAAATTCATCAGAGGGGCCACAGAAAAAGGACATCCGGAGGATAAACTCAGCAAGATTTGGACAGACTGGGAAGCCTTCGCGCAATATGCGTTCAACAAATCACATTCTACCTGTTATGCCTATGTAGCGTTTCAAACCGCATGGTTGAAAGCACACTACCCTGCCGAATATATGGCTTCGGTGCTTACTCACCACGTAGGCAATATTGATAAGATCACGTTCTTCATGGAAGAATGCAGGAGAATGGGGCTCCAGGTGCAGGGACCGGATATCAATGAAAGCGAGTTGCGTTTTTCAGTGAATAAAAAAGGGGAGATCCGATTCGGACTGGGAGCCATTAAAGGTGTGGGTGAGGCAGCCGTGGAGGCTATCGTCAACGAACGAAAGGCGAATGGACCCTTCAAGGATATGTTTGATTTGGTTTGCCGGATCAATCTCCGATCTGCGAACAAGAAAACATTTGAATCCCTCGCTGTTTCAGGTGCATTCGATAATATGGGCAATCACCAGCGAAGCAGCTTTTTCCATCCGGCGCCCGACGGCAGTATCTTTCTCGAAAAACTTCTGCGATTCGGCACCCTTACACAGGAAGGTTCAAGGCAATCCCAGAATTCCCTTTTCGGCAATTCCGTTGAAGTAAGTATTCCAAAGCCGGAATTTCCCAAATGTGAACCATGGGGATCCCTTCAGCAATTAAAACTTGAAAAGGATGTAATCGGATTCTACCTGTCTGGTCACCCCCTCGATAATTACCGGATGGAACTGAAACATTTCACTCCGAACCGTATTCAGGATCTGAAAGACCTTCCAAAACTGAAAGGTCGCGAACTGGTGATTGCAGGTCTGGTAAGCAGTGCCTCCCATCGTGTTACGAAGGCCGGAAAGCCCTTTGGTTCATTCATACTGGAAGATTTCACAGAGGCTATGGAATTTGCGTTGTTCGGTGATGACTATGTACGCAACAAAGGGTATCTGAATGAGGGATATTTTTTACACATGAGAGTGAGAGTTCAGAACCGATTTAATCAGCCGGATCAGTTCGAGGCCAAAGTGATCCATTGCCAGCTCCTGAATGATGTAAGGGAAAAATTTGCCAAGCATTTAACCATTACATTCCCGGCGGGTACGCTGTCGGAAGATTCCATCAATAGCCTGCTGGAAGGAATTCAGCAAAATATCAAAAAGCACAAGCAGCGAAATTGCCAGCTCCGGATTTCGATCACCGACCCCGATGATAACTTATTCGTGGATTTCCCTTCAAGAAAATTCCGTGTTTATCCTGATAATGAGCTTATTGACATAATTGAAAAGGATAAAAACGCGGGCTATAGTTTCAATCGCTAA